The Aricia agestis chromosome 3, ilAriAges1.1, whole genome shotgun sequence genome includes the window TTACTTAAAAATGGATAATGCCataattttttcatctaatgaAAATCTTCTGCCTCTGGGTTTCTTTTTAAACTGAAGTTGCATATTTGTGAATGTTTTATTGAATCAGGCATACTTTTTAtcacttttaaaaataattgtgacTGTGAAAGGCATTTTGCAGTTGCGATCTGTTATTTCTGAGACTTTATTTTcgatttaaaattttctaatttgccttttaatgtaattacaaaattttgaaaGATGGGTTTCATGTTGTTCTTGGTGGtacctgaaaataatatttaatttatgtagTAGTAGTAAAATGAAAAAGAAATCTTACATCTTCAGTCAAATGTTGCATGTTTACATATGAGCAATGATGGGTCGAATTTTAAGAAGTCTTGCTTCTGATCGCGTCATTTCGTTGgggttacaattattattgtcgcTGAAATGTAGGCATTTTGACAGAAGCTGGAACCTATTGTAGCCCATTGCTGAAGCAAAACCTGGCGACGAAAGGATGCCCTGGTCAGAGCTCCAATAGGTATCTATACATGATTTCACCATAATCCCGGTCGCCAGGATAACAGCGAAAAATATGTATAGTTCGTCCGTGTCTGTGTCTCGCCAAGAAGCGATGCGGCTTCTTGGGGCAAGGGAACCCTCGTGCAACATAGTCGTCACTACCTACCTGTTGCGCGTAGCGGTTTGTTTCGACAGCTATGTGCTTCATAATTATGCGATCCCATATCGCCGTAAATGCTTCGTATGGGCTGGCAAATTCTAATGTGGGACCACTAATGAGGCCACAGAAGGGTTTCCCCTTTACCTCAGGAAAGTTGACTGAAAAAAACCCTCTCCACCTGAAATCAAATTTATTGACCGGTCATATTTCGGCGCTGCTGGGTTCAGGCTCGCGTTCAACCCTGGGCTCGGGTTGGAGGAAAGTGGAAGGAAAAAGTGGCCAATTAAATCTGATGTTTACACCACCTCCTCGGCCTAATTTTTCTCCGACATAAAAATCCTCGTAGCCCTGGGCACGAGCAGTGGCTGCTGAGCCATGTCTTCCTCGCCGTCTTCGTCGGACATTTCATCGTCACTGCCTGTGTCATTAATTAGCATATTACTTATGCATATATTATAGCATATGAGTCATATAAAAGCAAAGGCAGCAACATCCAGTTTATTTGAAATGTGAgtaacctttttttttgtttaggtcGCATATTACAATTATTGTGCACAGCTTACGTTTGTCTATAGTTGTAAAATTATCTTagaattatgaaaattaaaaaataacttcaatATAAACCAAGACAATCCTCAAAAATACAAATCAATTTCGGATGATGCTGTTTTTGCTACCAATAATTGGATATTGCTGCTTTTGCACCAATATGGCTAGGATGTTGCTATTTTTGCAGTAACTTATTTTTGAATGCAATAAACGTAAATAATCTTGATACTTTTGAAATAAATAGGAATGTTAAAGtaatgtatataaataataaatatagtttaaaaaaactaaaaaaacacgcttttaaAGAATATCGaactaaaaagtttaaaataaatttaaataattgagGGAAAAGCGTGGGGTGCTCGATATACGAAAATTATGGCACAAAGCGCCCCACGCTTTTCCctcaattatttaaatttattttcaactTTTTAGTTCGATATTCTttaaaagcgtgtttttttagtttttttaaactatatttatttttaactttttagttcAATATTCTTAAAAGGAAGGCAGCAGGCGCGCAAAAGAGAGTTACATACAAGCAAGCAAACAAGCTCACATACAGGTGAAgttaataaaagcgtgttaaaaatgaATCCATAAAGCCCTTGGTCACCACATCACGAGTAAATGGCCTGACCgatgttgctgaaatttggtatagagatattttgagtcccaaaaaagaacaaaggatacattttgtcctggaaaaatgtacggttactgcaaaatatacttttatgatttgcgcgtaaaccattaaatcgattttgatgaattttggtatggagatactttgagcctcgggaaaggacaagggatactttttgtcccggaaaatgtacggttcccgcacaataaacttttatgattttcgcctaaactaCTTAATCTATTTTCATGAAATGGGCGAAATacattatatggcaaaacaatgtttgccggtaCAGCTAGTAGAACAAAAAGATATTGTTTaagtttctatttttattaatgcGTAAATATTTAAcacttataattaattttaaaaaatcacacACGCATGTCGCCTATATCTACTTCCTGTAGTTCACAGAACTCTTCGCTGCCTTCAGTGGTTTCAGCTTCTTGTAAaagagttttaaaaaatattaattcatgGTTTTGCTCCCAGTTGTTGCCCCAATGACTTTTTAACAGTGTTAAAGTGTCTTTTCTCTTTGCGTCAGTTAACCTACATGTTGGATTTATTTTTGAAGGATTTATCATGGAACTTAACTTTCCttttttgcaaacatttttgcaAATTCCGTCATCAGTTTTGTAGTGCAGATGTCCACCAATTAAAACATTCTGGCCTCTTATAGAACGTCTTAAAACAAAACGTTTGCATAATTTAAATTGAAAGTGCCATTTACCTACTGGTTTAAAGACTTCTTGTGAAGCTGTCTTCCAATCGAGAACTTCACATTCTGCTCCTAATTTATTAACAGTGCTGAACCCTGATATAACCTCCAAGTACTTTTGAGGGCCGTTTATGACTTCATGTTTTCTGACTTCTTTCTCAATTTGAGCGAAAACTCTGTCTGGCGGTATGTAAGAATGTCCTACAACGGGAAATACGAATTCCACTTCTTTGACATTTTGTGGTGCTTCAGTTAACCACTTCGACAACATAGCTAGCATGAtggtgtttttgttttgaccGGCACAGCCATCTGAAATGAGTCTGACTTTTGTCACTGTACTAAAGTCCGTATTTTGCAGCCTATGATATAATTCTGAAGCTATTTCATTTGCAGCCTTGGGATATTTTTCCTCAGTCCAGCAGTATGCGAACACATTCTCAGGAAGCAATTTACTTTTTGATGAGCCAACTGTGATAGTGAAATTGTATAGGTAAACATTTCTCAGGTAATATGCTACCTGGTCTGGAACTTTGagcaaatttaaatttttttcgcaGTCAAAAGAAAACGTTATAAAGTCTGTGTTTTCTTCTTTCACTTTTTCGAAAAACGCCTTCGCTTTTAATTTGTGTACTCTTTGCGCCGTCATTAAGTCGACGCGTACTTTGTCGTCTTTTTCTCGTTTCATTTCTTCAGAAAATCTTAAGCAAGTAGCACATACATCCGTTCTTGGAGTTCCAAATGaaagattatattttgtgttaaaaatacgtcgaaaatatgattttttgacTTTTAAGTCATCGACAGCTTCAGAATTATACATCTTCCATAATTTGTTGATTGATAACTCCGAAGAAAGATAGTACCTTTTTGTGTTTCCTCGACAGTAGTGGGGTTCTTCGCATGGGATCTTATTAATGAAGCTCATGATTGCTTCTCGTTTTGCTGTATATTTCATAGAAACGCGATCGCCTCCTCTGTTTTCAGTTAAAAGATTTCCAGTGTCGTAATATTCTTTCATAATTCTTTGGACTCTGTACTTCGTTATTTGCAAAATTGTCAAAAAATAGCGTTGACAAACTTGTACCT containing:
- the LOC121740540 gene encoding uncharacterized protein LOC121740540, with the protein product MDSYPSPVNNNSSRKRNAEPGKWKRNLAKRQRYSAKTLPKRLMCTHKKTFKCMSLKMSDVKDFFESFYAQPDKQKQDAMLLKHCTPITVKRRRCTNSSKAKQRFQTKFYIYSKSENKKVQVCQRYFLTILQITKYRVQRIMKEYYDTGNLLTENRGGDRVSMKYTAKREAIMSFINKIPCEEPHYCRGNTKRYYLSSELSINKLWKMYNSEAVDDLKVKKSYFRRIFNTKYNLSFGTPRTDVCATCLRFSEEMKREKDDKVRVDLMTAQRVHKLKAKAFFEKVKEENTDFITFSFDCEKNLNLLKVPDQVAYYLRNVYLYNFTITVGSSKSKLLPENVFAYCWTEEKYPKAANEIASELYHRLQNTDFSTVTKVRLISDGCAGQNKNTIMLAMLSKWLTEAPQNVKEVEFVFPVVGHSYIPPDRVFAQIEKEVRKHEVINGPQKYLEVISGFSTVNKLGAECEVLDWKTASQEVFKPVGSDDEMSDEDGEEDMAQQPLLVPRATRIFMSEKN